A DNA window from Arachis duranensis cultivar V14167 chromosome 3, aradu.V14167.gnm2.J7QH, whole genome shotgun sequence contains the following coding sequences:
- the LOC110278903 gene encoding AT-hook motif nuclear-localized protein 11-like, which translates to MEQQNPQQPSNPILDHTSSFNNNTIVPNEAKVAAVPDSGGSDWVSRPEAGGWEQHHGVVVVKRGRGRPRKYVDKDGSGGGMMTSPTSEPPPSGFAEAVASPLESPAVKKGRGRPRGSGKLQILASIGGFVAETAGGSFTPHVMIVGTGEDVVSRILSFFQKGPRVVCILSATGSVSSVVIRQPGGLLRYEGRFEILSLSGSCTYINGTGNAYRKDGMLSVSLAKPDGMVFGGGIENSLIAAAPIQLVLATFKQNISNQIKKRYSSDPSSDGVPYAAAAGVGIELNIPDSSRGSHKVLKLSLQEHSFPSPPGRTNAVQDGVTIVTTNDISDNVIPTTTNGVSNNVIHEDLNMHSSSIEDAIDLDQTTSPADVDTN; encoded by the exons ATGGAGCAACAAAACCCTCAACAACCCTCTAACCCCATTTTGGACCACACTAGCTCTTTCAACAACAACACTATCGTGCCGAACGAAGCAAAGGTGGCGGCGGTGCCTGATTCTGGAGGGTCGGACTGGGTGTCAAGACCCGAAGCTGGAGGTTGGGAGCAGCATCATGGAGTGGTGGTTGTGAAGAGGGGGAGAGGGAGACCTCGAAAGTATGTCGACAAAGACGGCAGCGGGGGAGGGATGATGACGTCTCCGACGTCAGAGCCGCCGCCTTCGGGGTTTGCGGAAGCGGTAGCGTCCCCACTTGAGAGCCCTGCGGTAAAGAAGGGAAGAGGAAGGCCACGTGGTTCTGGAAAACTGCAGATTCTAGCCTCCATTG GTGGGTTTGTTGCAGAAACAGCTGGTGGAAGCTTCACACCTCATGTGATGATTGTTGGTACTGGAGAG GATGTAGTAAGTAGGATATTGTCATTTTTCCAAAAAGGCCCTCGTGTTGTTTGCATACTTTCAGCAACTGGTTCTGTGTCTAGTGTTGTGATTCGCCAACCTGGTGGTCTATTGAGATATGAG GGTAGGTTTGAGATTTTATCTTTATCTGGATCATGCACCTACATCAATGGCACTGGTAATGCATATCGCAAAGATGGCATGTTGAGTGTTTCTCTTGCTAAACCTGATGGCATGGTTTTTGGTGGTGGCATTGAGAACTCTTTGATTGCTGCTGCCCCTATTCAA CTTGTTTTGGCCACTTTCAAGCAAAACATTAGCAACCAAATCAAGAAGAGGTACTCATCTGACCCTTCTTCTGATGGTGTCCCCTATGCTGCTGCGGCAGGCGTTGGTATCGAGCTGAATATTCCGGATTCCTCAAGGGGTAGCCATAAAGTTCTTAAGTTGTCATTGCAAGAACATAGTTTTCCTTCACCACCAGGAAGAACAAATGCAGTTCAAGATGGTGTCACAATTGTAACAACTAATGACATATCGGATAATGTGATTCCTACAACAACAAATGGGGTATCAAATAATGTCATTCATGAAGATCTCAACATGCATTCTTCTTCAATTGAGGATGCTATTGACCTTGACCAAACAACCTCACCAGCCGATGTGGATACTAATTAA